The DNA region CAACGCCACGAAATCAGTTTCGCGGATGGTTGCAATGACAGGGCATGATGTCCCTGGAGGCGCGTCCAGGATCGCGGCCGAGCCTCTCTGCAGACGCGCCTTGACCGCGCGTATCAGCGGCGGCGCCATGGGTACGCCCACATCGAGCCGCCCCTGGATCAAGGTGATATTCCCGGACTTCAGCGTCTCGACCACGCCTATCCGCCTGTCGACTTCGCTGATGGCCTTCGTGGGGCACACCTTCGTGCAGCCCCCGCAGCCATGGCACATATCCGGAAATAAGAGGGGCTTTGCGCCAAACGACACGATGGCGCTGTACTCGCAGATGCGGCCGCACTCGCCACAGCCTGTGCAGAGCGATTCGTCGACCTGGGGGACCGGGATGCCGACCGTCTCTGTCCTGATGGATTGCCCTTTGAGAAACAGGTGGCAGTTCGGCTCCTCCACGTCGCAGTCCAGCAGGCTGACATCAGAGCCGATCGCCCGCGCCAGGTTCACGGAGACGGTCGTCTTGCCGGTACCGCCCTTGCCTGAGGCGATGGCGAGGATCATCCAGCCGCTCCTTTGTCTCCTGCAACCCATAAAAGTGGAAAAACTATGTCGCTGGTGCAGCACGGAATCCAGACGGCCAAGAACAGGAAGATGGCCGCCACTGCGACGGTCCAAAGGTCCAGCGCGCCGCCCAGTGCCATGGTCATATGAAACAGGGATGCCCACGTGCTGAGGAAGACGTGCCCGGCGTGCGGGATGCGCGTCTCGGACCATTTGTACGCCATGGCTATACCGATAAAGGACATCGGGTTGACCAGCCACCACTTCTCGATGAAACCTATGTGCCAACCCCTGTTCGGCAGCCCAAGCAACCACTCACCCACAAACGGGATCAGGGAATCGCTCACCGTAGCGATCCCCACAGAACCCACGTATCCGATGAAAATGGCCTGCCAGAGTTTCCCGGGCGAGTGAATACGGTACATTGCAGCTGTTACGAATGCGCTCAAGAGCACATGCAGGGGGTGCAGACCCCAGAAAAGAGTCTCCGATACACCCCGTGACGCATTGACCGCAGACATGACGAGCATGATGGCTATGCCTGTCAGCGTCCCCAGGGCGGTGAAGGGTGCATGTCTTTTGAGCTGGAGGATGATCTCAGACGTCATGATATCTCCCTCGAAGCACCGTCATTGCGAAGCCGGATATCGGACTGCGCCAAGAGCACGTTGGTGCCAACGGGAAGGCCCACGCGCCCTCCGATCACCGGGCACTTCACCTTGAACAGGAAGAAGATGTTTCGCGGCACTTCGCTGAGCGACTCGAAGTTGCCCTGCCCCTTGGCGATGATCATGTCGGCATCGTCAAAGCAGCAGCGGAACTCCGGACTGCAATGCTCAAGCAATGTGCCGGGTGCGTCCGAGCCGTTGTCAATGACCTTCACGATCTCATCCAGACCTGTCGCCCGCGCATCGGCCAGCGTCGCGTCGTTTATGACCGGAGAGCCGCGCACGACAAAGGTCACGCGGCCCCGCGGGAGCTGCTCGACGAGGAGGTGGTCGAACACTATCTCGCCCGCGTTGTCCCCCAGATAGAGTATGCTTCTTGATTCGGCGGCTGAACGCCTGAAGCGATCGTAATCGCCCGCGAGGGTACCAGCGAGCGCATCATCAATGGAGCGGCGAACGTCTTCCTCCGTCACGCTGTCTCTGGCGCCCATATCTATGACGTTGCCCGCGATAGCCAGGCGCACAGCCATTGCAAGAGGGTCGGGCGAAGACTCCACATCATCTCTGAGCCCGGGGAGCAGCGACATGGCCATGCGGTTGAGCCGGTCCTTCACTGCGCGATACGGGTCATCCGCCCCTGAGGTCTCCCTCAGGAACTTGTGGATCCGCTGCCCCAGCACAGGCGGAGGATCGGAGAGCTCAATATCTCTCGACCAGCCGAGAACCTCGCGCAAAATCCTCTCGTGAACCGCAGGATCGCCGGAGACCATCCTCGCCGCGTCAAGCGATTGGCGGATAAAGCACGGGATGC from bacterium includes:
- a CDS encoding ATP-binding protein; translated protein: MILAIASGKGGTGKTTVSVNLARAIGSDVSLLDCDVEEPNCHLFLKGQSIRTETVGIPVPQVDESLCTGCGECGRICEYSAIVSFGAKPLLFPDMCHGCGGCTKVCPTKAISEVDRRIGVVETLKSGNITLIQGRLDVGVPMAPPLIRAVKARLQRGSAAILDAPPGTSCPVIATIRETDFVALVTEPTPFGLHDLTLAVDMVHELGILFGVVINRVGVGDERVHEFCRKEGIPILLEIPDDRRIAEAYSRGELVVDAFPEYQGLFQELYSRVRNLSGGGDR
- a CDS encoding ARMT1-like domain-containing protein; amino-acid sequence: MSGGMKASLDCIPCFIRQSLDAARMVSGDPAVHERILREVLGWSRDIELSDPPPVLGQRIHKFLRETSGADDPYRAVKDRLNRMAMSLLPGLRDDVESSPDPLAMAVRLAIAGNVIDMGARDSVTEEDVRRSIDDALAGTLAGDYDRFRRSAAESRSILYLGDNAGEIVFDHLLVEQLPRGRVTFVVRGSPVINDATLADARATGLDEIVKVIDNGSDAPGTLLEHCSPEFRCCFDDADMIIAKGQGNFESLSEVPRNIFFLFKVKCPVIGGRVGLPVGTNVLLAQSDIRLRNDGASREIS